TCTTCGGCTTCGACGGCCACCTGCGGGGGCGCAACGTGAAGGTCGAGTGGATCGAGCGCCTGCGCGGCGAGCGGAAGTTCGCGGGCGTCGCCGAGCTGACGGCCCAGCTCGGCCGCGACCGGGAGGCGGCGCGGGAGGCCCTCGCGCGGACGGCAGGCGCGGGGCCGGAGGCGGGATCATGACCGGGTCCGGCGGGGCGCGGCGCCCGCGGGTGCTGATGTTCGTGCTGAACGAGCTGATCTACGACGCGCGCGTGCTGAAGGAGGCCACCACCCTCGCGGCGGACCACGAGGTGCTGCTGGTGGGCGTGTGGCGGCGCCGCTTCGAGCTGGACCAGGCCGGGGCCGCCGCGGCCTGGCCGTTCGCGGCGCGCTGGATCGATCTCGCCTGGACCGCGCGCCTGCCCCGCAACATCCCGGGCTACCTGGCCCGCTACGGCCGCATCTACCGCGAGCTGCGTCGGATCGGCGTGGCGTTCCGGCCGGACGTCGTGCATGCCCACGAACTCGGGGCGCTGCCCATCGGGCGGGCGATCCGGAAGGCCACGGGGGCGCGGCTCCTGTACGACGCCCACGAACTCTATCGCGACACCGCCCACGGCGGGGCCTGGTACTGGCGCGGCCTGGGCGCCATCGAGACCCGCATCATGAAGAGCTGCGACGCCATCGTGGCCTGCAACGCCGACCGGGCCCGGATCATGGCGGAGGAGTACGGCGCGCCCTTCCGGCCGACGGTCATCGAGAACATGCCCCTGCGGCAGGAGTACGCGCCATCGACCCTGCTGGCCGAGCGGGTCGGCGCCCGGGAGCGGGGCCTGACGAAGCTCGTGCTCTACCAGGGCGTGATCATGACCGGCCGCGGCCTCGAACTGCTGCCCCGGGCCCTGGCGAAGCTGCCGCCGCACATCGGATTCGTGCTGGTCGGCGGCGGGGCGCCGGGTTACCGTGCGGAACTGGAGGCCGTGGCGGCGGCGGCGGGCGTCGCCGACCGCTTCTTCGTGCTGCCGCCGGTGCCCCAGCAGGAGCTGTTCCCGTACACGTGCTCGGCCGACGCCGGCATCGTCACCTACCGGAACACCTGCCGGAACAACTACTACTGCGCGCCCAACAAGCTCTACGAGTACGCGGCGGCCGGACTGCCGATGATCGGCAGCGACATGCCGCCGATCCGGGCGTTCCTCGCCGAACACGAGGTGGGCGAGGTCTTCGCCGAGGACGATCCCGCGTCGCTGGCGGCGGCCGTGGGCGCCGTGTGCGCCGACGCGGAGGCCCACGCGCGCTACCGCGCCAACTGCTTCGCCGCGGCCGGACACTTGCACTGGGACGCCGCGGCGGCCCTGACCCTGAAGGAACTCTACGGGCGACTGCTCGAGCCGAAGGACCGGAAGTGAACGACAACATCAACACGCGCGAATACTGGGACGAGCGCTTCGGCTCGGGCGACTGGGACGACAAGCGGGGCCGGGCCCATTCCCGGGCCTACGCCCGCACCTTCATCGACCACTGGCACATCCCGGCCGGCTTCGACGGCACGGTCCTGGACTTCGGCTGCGCCCTCGGCGATGCGATCCCGCTGTACCGCGCGGCCCTGCCCGGGGCGCGTTTCGTGGGCGTCGATCATTCGGGCGACGCGGTGGCCAAGTGCCGCGCCCGCTACGGCGAGGTGGCCGAGTTCGCCCAGGGCGACCACACGAACCTGCCCCCGGCCGACATCATCGTCACCTCCCACACCATGGAGCACGTGAGCGACGACCAGGACGTGGTCCGCGCCCTGCGCGAGCGCTGCCGGGTGCTGTACGTGGTGGTGCCCTACCGGGAGCATCCGCTCAAGAAGGAGCACCTGCGGGCCTACGACGAGGGGACGTACGACGCCATCGGTCCGGACGCGCGCGCGGTGTACCCGGCGTTCCCCTTCTGGACCTGGGAGATCTTCCGCGACCACCGCCTGAAGAACCTGGTGCGTCCCCTGCTCGGGCGCCGGCGGGTGCCGGTGCCCATGGCCATCATGTACCGCTTCGGCTCCCATGACTGACGACGGCAAGGCAGCGGGCGGCGGGCGGCGCGGCACGGGGGCGGCGGGCGCCCTGCTGCGGTACGCGCCGTCGCGGTTCGCGGAACCCGCCCTGTCGCTGCTCGCCCTGCCGGTGCTGACCCGCACCCTCGGCACCGAGGGCTACGGCGTGCTGGCGGTGGTGCTGCTCTCGGCCGGCATGGTGCGGAACGTCTTCATGGAGTGGGTCTCGACCAGCGCGCTCCGCTTCCGCACGCCCATGGCGGGCGACCTCGACCGCTTTCACACCAACCTCGCGGCGAGCCTGCTGCTCGCCGGCGCGGCCGCGGTGCTGCTCCTCGTGCCTCTGCGCGGAGTGCTCGTCGATACGCGCCTCGCCGTGGTCGGCCTCTACTTCTGGTGGGTGCTGGCCGACGCCGCGGTCTCGGCCGGGGCGCTCACCGGCGAGGCGGTGCTGCGGGCGACACACCGGCCCGTGGCCTTCACGGTGTCGCGCGGACTGCAGGCGGCGTCGCGCCACCTGCTGGCCCTGGCCGGCCTGCTGATCCTGGCCCGGGGGATCGACTCCTACATGGCGTTCCGGGTGGCGGGGCTGGCCCTGGTGGGGCTGTGGTCGTGGCGCACCATCGGCGCCTTCGGGCACCTGCGGCCGGCGCGCTTCTCCTGGGCCACCCAGCGCGAACTGCTCGTCTTCGGCCTGCCGCTGGCGGTGTCGCTGCTGACCAACACCCTGCGCATGATGGGCAACCAGTACGTGGTGCTCTGGATCGAGGGGCCCGAGGGCAACGGCCTGTTCGCCGCGGCGGCCAACATCGGCATCGCGCCGGTGCGGATCTTCCAGCAGATCGTCATGCTCGGACTGTACCCGCTGGCCATCGACGCCTGGGAACGGCAGGAGTCCATCGGGCCCATCGTCCGCGACGGACTGCGCTACTACCTGCTCGGTGCGGTGCCGGCCCTGGCGGGCATCGCGCTGCTGGCCCGTCCCATCCTGGGCACGGTGGCGGGCGCCGAGTTCGCTCCGGCGGCCCCGGTGCTCGTGCTGCTCTCGATCTCCATGTTCGCCTACGGGTTGAGCCAGTACTTCTCCATGCTGCTGATGGTGCGCAAGGAGACCACGCGACTGGCCGTGATCGGGCTGGTGGCGGGGGGCCTGAACCTGGGCCTTTCGGCGGTGCTCGTGGCGCGCTACGGTTACGTGGCGGCGGCCGCGGCGGCGGTGGTGGCCAACGTGCTGCTGCTGGCCGCGACCATGGTGTGGGGGCTGCGCCCCTCGCGCGAGACCGTGCCCTACGGCCTGGCCGGACGGGTGGCCCTGGCCACGGCGATCATGGCCGCCGCGGTGCTCCTGGTCGGCCGGTTGTCGGCGCTCGACGGGGTGCCGGGTCTGGTGGCCGGTGTGGCGACGGGGGTCGTGGCGTACGGCGCGGCGATCGTCGCGCTGGGCGAACTGCGGGGCGAGTGGCGGGCGGCGCGACGGCGCTGGGCCCAGCTCAGGGGGCGCGACGCGTGAGGCGACCCGCGCCGGGAAGGAGGTGCCCTTGGCGTTCCTGATCGTCTTCCTGCTGCTGGCCGGGGGCACGCTCGTGTACCTGCGGCAGTACCCGCTCGTGCAGCGGGACGTCCTGCTGCTCGGCTTCAGCTTCAGCCTCGTGTTCTTCCTCTCGCGCTTCAACGGCCTGGCCACGGTGTGGATCGACCGCTTCCCCCTGGCGGGGCTGCACCTGTACCTGCTGGCGCTGCTCGCGGTGCTGCTGGTGGTGCGGGGCCTCGACGGACGCCCGCTCTCCCGCAGCCTCGCCCTGCCGTTGCCCTTCCTCGGCTTCTACGCCGTACTGACCCTGCTGAGCGGCGTGGTCAACGGCGGTCTGGACGGCGTGCCGGGCGCCGTGCAGGTCATCGTGATCACCCTGACGCCGCCGCTGCTGGCGTGGGTGCTGGTGGAGCTGGTGCGGGCGCCGGCGCGGGAGCCGGCGGCACTGCGGCGGCAGTTCATCCTGCCCCTGGGGGTGGTCACGCCTTCGATCATGGTCGTCTCGGCCCTGCTGCCCGGCCTGTTCCGCAACCTGCTGGGTTGGGGACTGACCAACGACTTCGGCGGCTTCGAGGGCTTCGTGCGCGGCTGGTCGCCGCTGGGCAGCACGATCCTCACGGGCTGCCTCGTGATCGCGGCCGCCGGCTTCGCCCTGCACGAGGCCGTGGTGCGGCGCAGCGGCCTGCACCGGTTCATCGTGGCGGTGTCGGTGGCGTCGCTGCTGTTCACGGCGTCGCGGGCGGTGATGATCTTCCTGGTGATCTTCAACGTGCTCTACTGGGGGCTGGTGCGGCGCTGGGGCGACTTCCGGCGGGTGGCCGGGCTGCCGGCGGTGATCCTGCTGGTCATCGTGGGCTGGTCGGTGGTGACGGGACAGGTCAGCTTCGGCCGCTTCCTGAAGACGGCCGACCAGAGCACGAGCCGGCGCGCCGAGAGCGCCCTGGCGGCCATCGAACTGGGGCGCGAGCGGCCCCTCGTCGGGCACGGGCCGGGGCGGGTCTACACCGAGATCCGGACCACGTGGGTCAAGGCTTCGCCCCTCGACGCGCGCATCATGGAGAAGCCCATCGGCATGCACATCTCGGCCATGGAGCCCCACAACATGTACCTGTGGCTGTGGGCCGAGCACGGCCTGCTCGCCGGTGCGGCCTTCGTGCTGGCCCTGGTGGCGCCGCTGGTGTCGCTGTGGCGCCTGGACCCGCGGGGCGATCCGGAGGCGGCCTCGGCGCGGGCGGTGTACGTGGCGCTGCTGGCCGGGTTCCTCGTGGTGTTCCTGACCTCGAGCTGGCTTCTGCTCACGCCCCAGTTCGCCTGCTTCTACTGGCTGTTCGTCTTCACCGGCCTGCATGCGGCGGCCCGGGTGCGGGGGGAGGACGGCGCATGAATCCCGGCACCCTGCTGACGACGGTGGCCGAGTACGGCCCGGGCTGGGCGGTGTGGCGCGCGGCCTACGCGGCGGCGCTGCGGTCGGGATTCCTGCGCCGGCTGCCCGCGGGCGAGGACGCCCTGGCGAGCGTGGCCGCGAAGCTCGGCGCCGACGACCCGAGCGGAGACTGGCTGGGCGAACTCTGGCGGCGCGAGGGCGGGAGATTCTTCCTCCCGGAGGCGTCGACCGCGGCGGCGTTGCCCGCAGCCTGGCGCGACGACCTCGTCGCCCGCGCCGACCGCATCGTGTCCGGCCACTACCCGTTCTTCGGGGGCGAGCGGAGCGACGGACCGCCGCCCGACTGGCACCAGGGCGTGTCGCAGACGGAGCCCTGGCCGCGCGACGTGCACTGGACCCGCATCGGCGACCTCACGACGCGCCGGGGCGACATCAAGTTCGTGTGGGAGCTGTCGCGCTTCGGTTTCGCCTTCACCCTGGGCCGCGCCTTCCTGGCCACCGGCGACGAGCGCTACGCCGAGTCCTTCTGGCAGCTCACGGCCGACTGGCAACAGGCGAACCCGTGGCAGCTCGGTCCGCAGTGGCGCTGCGGGCAGGAGACGTCGCTGCGGGCCCTGGCCTGGCTCTGCGGCCTTTATGCGCTGCGCGACGCCCGGGCCTCGACGCCGGCGCGGCAGGGCCGGCTGATCGCCCACCTGCGCCAGCACGGGCGGCACATCGCGGCGGTGAACTGGTACGCGGTGCACTGCGTGAAGAACAACCACGCCATCAGTGAGGCGGTGGCGCTGCGCACCCTGGGTGTGCTGCTGCCGTTCCTGCCGGAGGCGGCGCGCTGGCGCCGCGACGGCCGCCGGAGCCTGGCGCGCGAGCTGGACTGGCAGGTGGCCGCCGACGGCACCTACGTCCAGAATTCGAACAACTACGCGCGGCTGGTCGCGCAGCTGCTGAGCTGGGACATGCGTCTGGAGCAGGCGGCTGGGGGGGCGGTACCGCCGACGGTGGCCGATCCGGCGCGGCGGCTGCTCGGGCAGCTGCGCGCCCAGCTGGCCGGCCGCGGCGGCGAGCTGCCCAACTACGGTCCCAACGACGGCACGCTGCTGCTGCCCTGGTCCGGCTGCGCCTACCGCGACTTCCGTCCGGCCCTGCACGCCCTGGACCGCGTGCTCGGGGGCGAGGGGCTGGCCGCAGCGGGTGCCGACGCGCCCGCGCCCTGGCGCGAGGAGGCGTTCTGGTTCGGCGCCGACGATCTGGCGCCGACAGGCGCGACACCCGACGCGACCGCGACGCCTTCGGTGCGGGTCTTCCCCGACGGCGGCCTGACGGTGCTGCGCGGCGACCGCACCATGGCCCTGTTCCGCTGCGGCGAGCAGCGGCACCGGCCGGTCGAGGCCGACATGCTGCACGTGGACTTCTGGGCCCGCGGCACGAACCTGCTGCTGGATCCGGGCACCTGCGGCTACAATCTGCCGGCGCACCTGCGCGGGTACTTCGCCGGCACGGCCGCCCACAACACGATCACCATCGACGGGGCCGACCAGATGCGGCGCGGCGACCGCTTCCTGTGGCACGAATGGGTGCACGGCGAGAGCGTGCCGGTGGAGGCCGGACCGGGCGAGGTCGCCGCTGCGGGGAGGCATCGGGCCTATCTCCCGTTCCGGCATCACCGCACCGTGCGGCTGCGGGGGCAGGCGTTGATCGTGTTCGACGACGTCCAGGGGGGCGACCGGGAGGCCGAGATCCGGCTGCACTGGCTCGTGGCCGACCTGCCCCTGGCCGACGTGCCGGACGCGGACCTCGCCTTCACCCTGCCCGACGGCTCGACCTGGGCCCTGCGGGTGTGGGGCGGTTCCTGCCAGCGGCGCGACCAGGTGCGGGCGCGGGGCGACCTGCCGCGGGGCCTGTGGTCGCCGAACTACGCGGAGATGGCGCCGGCCTGGTCGCTGGCCGTGACGGCGTCGGGCTCGGGCGCGGATTTCCTGACCTGGGTGGGCCCGGCCGGGGACCTGGCCGCCTTCGCCGCCTCCCTGGCGGCGGCGGAGCCCGACGGAGCGGAGACGGACGCCTCATGAAGATCGCGGTGATTCACCAGTACTACCTGCTGCCCGGCGCGTCGGGCGGCTCGCGTTTCAACGAGATGACCGCCCAGTGGGCGGCCGCGGGCTGCGAGGTGACGGTGATCGCCGGCACCGTGGACTACGCCACCGGCCAGGCGCCCGCGCGCTACCGCCGCCGCCTGGTGACCGAGGAGCGCGACGGCGACGTGCGCGTGCTGCGCTGCCACGTGCCGACCACCTACGCCAGGGGGTATCTCGGCCGCATGTGGGCCTTCCTGGGCTTCATCTTCTCGTCGACGGCCGCGGTGCCGCGCCTCGGCGCCGTCGACGTGGTCGTCGCGACCTCGCCGCCCCTGGTGACGGCGATCCCCGGCTGGCTGGCCTCGCGCCGGCGGGGCCGGCGCCCGCAGTGGATCTTCGAGGTGCGCGACCTGTGGCCCGAGAGCGCGGTCACGACCGGCGTGCTGCGCGAGAAGGCCCTGCTGACCCGCCTGCTCTACCGACTCGAGGCCTGGGCCTACCGCAGGGCCGATCACGTCTCGGTGCTGACGCCGGCCTTCGCCCGGGACATCGCCGACCGCGGCCTCGCACCGGCGGAGAAGATCACGCTGCTGCCCAACGGCGCCGACCTCGACCTGTTCCAGCCCGGCCCGCGGGACAACGCCGCGCGCCGCGAGCTGGGTTGGGGCGACCGCTTCGTCGTCATGTACGCCGGCGCCCACGGCAAGGCCAATGCCCTGCACCAGCTGGTCGGGGCCGCCGAACTGCTGGCCGACCGGCCGGACATCCTGATCGCCTGCGTGGGCGACGGGCCGGAGCGGGCCGGACTCGCCGAGCAGGCGGCGCGCGCGGGGTTGACGAACATCGTCTTCCACGGCGCCGTGCCCAAGGCGCGCATGCCCGGGATCGTCAACGCGTGCGACGTGGGGGCGGCCGTGCTGCAGGACAACCCGACCTTCCGCACCGTCTACCCCAACAAGGTGTTCGACTACATGGCCTGCCGGCGGCCGGTGCTGCTGGCCATCGACGGGGTGGCCCGCGAGATGGTGTGCGACCAGGCGCGGGCCGGCGTCTTCGCCCGGCCCGAGGATCCGGCGGCGCTGGCGGCGGCCATCCGCGCCCTGGCCGACGATCCGCAGGCCTGCGCGGCGTACGGCGCCCGGGGCAGCGAGTGGGTGCGCGCGCACGCGTCGCGGCGGGGCGTCGGGGAGCGCTACCTCGAGCTCATGCGGCGACTGGCGGGGACGCCATGATCGGCGGCGGACGGGCAGCCGGCGGATCGGCCGCGCCCTTCGCGTGGCGCCGCTGGGCCACGTGGCAGACCGGGCTCGCCGCCCTCGTGCTGGCCTCGGCGAGCTTCTCCATCGCCGTCAACCAGATCAGCCTGGGCCTGGCGCTGCTGCTGCTGCTGCTGCGGGGCGCCACCACGCGCCGCTGGCCGCCCGCGACGCCCGCGCTGTGGCCGGCCGTCGCGCTCACGGTGTGGGCCCTGGGCATGGTGCCCCTGTCCACGGATCCCGACCAGTCCCTCGTCTTCTTCCGCCGCTTCTTCCTGCTGACGGCCTTCTGGGTCACCCTCGCCGTGGCGACCGGCCCGCGGCACCGCTGGATCCTCTTCGGCGGTCTCGCGTGCGGCGCCGTGGGGGTGGCGGCGTGGGGCATCGGCAGCGGGCTCGTGGCCGACGGCGGCCTCTTCCGGCACCGCTTCATCGGCACGGTCAACGCCATGACCAACGGCATCCTGATGCTGATGGCCTTCCTGGTCGCCCTGGGCTTCGTGGTGCGGGGCGGCGGCGGCCGGCGCCGGCGGGCCCTGCTGATCACCGTGGCGGCGGTGCTCGGCCTGGCGGTGCTGCTCACCCAGACCCGCAGCGCGCTCATGGGCGTGGTGGCGGGGGTGGGAGCCATGGTGCTGCTGGCGCGCCCGCGTCGCTTCCTGGTCTTCGCGGCCGTCGTCGCGGTGCTGACCGGTGCCGTCTACGGCAGCGGTGGCCGCATCGTGCCCGACCGCCTCTGGCACCGCATCGCGCCCGAGACCCTGCTCGGCGAGAGCAGCGGCTTCGCCACGCGCTTCGAGATGTGGCGGGGCGGCTGGGAGATGGTCAAGGACCGGCCCCTGACCGGCGTCGGCGACCGCGACCTGCGGGCCCTGGGCCCGCGGTACTACGGCGACGCCGACACGACCTTCCACGGCCACCTCCACAGCAACCCGGTGATGCTGGCGGCGATCTGGGGCGTGCCGGGATTCCTGCTCGCCTCGCTGTACCTGCTGGTGCCGCTGCTGCTGCTGGTGCGCCGCTGGCGCGACGAGGTGCGCGGCGGCGGGGCCGATCCCGCCCTGGCCGCCTGGCTGCTGGGCGGCGTGGGGGTGTGGGCCGGCTTCGCGGTCGCCGGCCTGACCGAGTGGTACTTCGGCGACGCCGAGGCCATGGTGCTGTACCTGGCGATCCTGGGCACGGCCCTCGGCCGCACCGCCGGGCCCGCGGCGACCGGGGCCGCCGCAGGGCCCCCGGCCGCCTGAAACCTGCTGGCCTTTCCCGCCCCGTCCTGTATCTTGGAGCGGAGTTTTCGCCCGCTCCCCGAACCGCAGGTGCCAGACGTGAAGCAGATCTTCCTCATCGCCGCCGCGCGCCCGAACTTCATGAAGATCGCCCCCATCTGGCGGGCCATCGACGCCCGCCGCGACCGGCTCACGCCGGTCCTGATCCACACGGGCCAGCACTACGACAAGAACATGTCGGACGTCTTCTTCGAGGACCTGGGCCTGCCCCAGCCCGACGTGCACCTGGGCGTCGGCGGCGGCACCCACGCCCAGCAGACGGCCGGCGTGATGCTCAAGTTCGAGGAGCTGTGCCTGCAGCGCCGGCCCGACCTGGTGCTCGTCGTGGGCGACGTGAACGCGACCATGGCCACCACGGTCGTGGCGGCGAAGCTGCACATCCCGGTGGCCCACGTGGAGGCCGGCCTGCGCAGCCGCGACATGGGCATGCCCGAGGAGATCAACCGCCTGATGACCGACGCGGTGGCCGACCTGCTGCTCACCCCGTCGCCCGACGCCGACGCGAACCTGCGCGCCGAGGGCGTCGCCGCCGAGCGCATCCGGTTCGTGGGGAACATCATGATCGACAGCCTGGTGCATGCCCTGGACCGGGTGCGCAGCCAGGGCACCTACGAGAAGATGGGCCTGGCCAAGGGCGGCTACGGCGTGGTCACCCTGCACCGGCCGTCCAACGTCGACGACCCCGACGTGCTGCGCCGCATCCTCGATGTGCTGGTGGCCGTGCCGCGGCCGCTGATCTTCCCGGTGCACCCCCGCACGCGGCGGGTGATCGCCGAACACGGCCTGGACGCGCGCTGCGGGCTCGGCCAGTCGACCCTGCGGCTGATCGACCCCCTCGGCTACGACGAGTTCATGAACCTCGTGGCCCACGCCCAGCTCATCCTCACCGACTCGGGCGGCATCCAGGAGGAGACGACCTACCTCGGCATCCCCTGCCTGACGCTGCGGCCCAACACCGAGCGGCCGATCACCGTCACCGAGGGCACCAACGAGCTGGCCACGCCCGATTCGCTGCCCGACCAGGTGGCGCGCATCCTCGCCGGCGAGTGGAAGCAGGGCCGCGTGCCCGACCTGTGGGACGGCCACACCGGCCCGCGCATCATCGACGTGATCGAGGAGTTCCTGGCCGGGCGCTGAGCCGCGGTCCGGGGAAGGAGCCGAGCCTTGCCGTCTGCCGCCACCGCGACGCCCCGCTCGGTGCTCTACCTGCTGCCGGTGCCGCGCTTCTACAGCCAGCTCGGCGGCATCGGCGGCTGCGTGGCCCACGCCCACGGGGTCATGGACGCCCTGCTCGCCGGCGGTGCGGCGCTGACGGTGCTCAGCGAGGAGCGGCCCGGCGGCGCCGCCGAGCCGAAGGCCGACTGGCGGGTGCACCCCTGCGCATCCGGCGGCAAGGCCGGCCGCCTGCTCTGGAGCCGCCGCTTCGTCGCCGCCGTCAGGAACACCGTGACGGAGACCGTGGGGGAGACCGGGCGCGGCCCCGGCTTCGACTACGCCTACATGCGCTACTCGGTGCAGTACGCCCCCTTCGTGCCGGCCACGCGCGCCGCCCTCGGCCGCACGCCCCTCGTGCTCGAGCTGAACAGCTTCGCCGCCCAGCTGCCGGGGGCGGCGTGGCGGCTGTACGGTCGGCTCGAGCGCCGCGCCTTCCTGGCCGCCGACCTGATCCTCTGCGTCTCCGAGCGTCTGCGCGACGACGTGGCCCGCCTCATGGGGCCCGACGCGGCCGCGCGCTGCGTCGTGATCCCCAACGGCGTCGAGCCGAGCCGCTTCCCCGCGCCCGCGCCGGCGAGCGCGGCCCCGGGCGCCGGCCGTGCGCTGGCCTACTGCGGCGTGCTCAAACCCGCCTACGGCCTGGAAGACCTGCTCGCCGTCCACCGGGAGCTGGAGGCCGACTTCCCCGACCTGCGGCTGCACTTCCTGGGCGAGGGGCCCCTGCGTCCCGTGCTCGAGGGCTCGCCCGACCGGGGCCGCGACGTGGTCTTCCACGGCCCGGTCGCCTTCGACAGGGTGCCCGACCTGCTGGCGACCATGGACGTCCTGGTGCACACCACCACGCGCGCCAACTTCTTCCAGTCGCCCATCAAGCTCTACGAGTACATGTGCGCACGAAGGCCCATCGTGGCGGCGCGCCAGCCGCAGACCGAGCTCCTGCTGGGCGGCGCCGAGCCGGCCGGATGGCTGTTCGAGGTGGGCGACCGGGCCAGCCTGCGCGAAACCCTGGCGGCGGCCCTGGCCGATCCGGCCGAGGGCGAGGCGCGGGCGGCGCGGGGCTACGCACGGGTGACGGCCGAGCACACCTGGCGGCAGCGGATGGCGGGGCTGCACGCCGCCCTGGCGGACCGCGGGCTGCTCGGCGGCGGCCGCGCGGCCGGTTGAGGAGAACCTGAACCAAGGGGGACGACGTGAAGCGGACGGGACGGACGGGCATCCTGGCGGCCGGGCTGCTGCTGGGCGGGGCGTTGAACCTGGTGGCCGCAGGCGCGGCCATCGCGCAGTACGAATTCGCACCGGCGCCGACCGACAGCGCCCTGGCGGCCAGCGACGGGAAGGCGCCGGCGCCGTCGGAACGCGGGCTGCGCATCCTGGCCGGGCCGGGCCTGAGCCTGGCTCCGAGCGGCCACAACGACAACGACGAACCCTACGGACTGGGCGTCTTCCTCGAGGCGGCCAAGGTGTGGCGCCGGAACACCGGCGCCCAGCCCCAGCTCTACGCCGGACTCGTGGCCACCGGCACCCGCGCCTCGTCGTGCCCGCCGGGCGACTTCCCGTGCGACATCTCCGCGACCACCGTCCAGGCCGGCGGCAAGGTGCGCATCATGGTTCCCATTCCCTACCTGGGTCCGTTCCTCGAGCTGGGGGCGGGGTTCTCGGCGGGGCGGATCGTCTCGGAACGGGGCTACCCGGACGACGACCGCGGGTCGGGCCTGCTGTTCCACATCCCCTTCGCCATCGGGGTGGCCGTCGGGCCGGAGCACCGGACCACGGTGGCATTCACCTACCTGGTCTACCCGGGCAAGGCGCATGTCGACGGCGCCTTCGCCATCGGCTACGACCTGCCCCTGGACTGACGCGGTGGACTAGGTGCCGACGCCGGGCTGCCCGGGCGCGTCGAGGGTGGAGCGGATGGCCTCGTTGACGGCGATGGCCACCGCGAGGGCGGCCCGCCCCTCGGCGCCGCTCACCGGCACGGGCGCGTGGCCCCGCACCGCCCGCACGAAGGCCAGCAGCTCCTCGTTCAGGTTGTCGGTCGGGCCGTGGCTCTTCAGTTCGGGCTGCACGCCGCCCGCGAAACCCGCCTTGGGGTCGCCGGCCACCAGCACGTTCTCGCGCGTGGCGCAGTCCGCCGAGAGGTAGAGGCCCTCCTCGAAGACGCGGATCTTG
This sequence is a window from bacterium. Protein-coding genes within it:
- the wecB gene encoding UDP-N-acetylglucosamine 2-epimerase (non-hydrolyzing), translating into MKIAPIWRAIDARRDRLTPVLIHTGQHYDKNMSDVFFEDLGLPQPDVHLGVGGGTHAQQTAGVMLKFEELCLQRRPDLVLVVGDVNATMATTVVAAKLHIPVAHVEAGLRSRDMGMPEEINRLMTDAVADLLLTPSPDADANLRAEGVAAERIRFVGNIMIDSLVHALDRVRSQGTYEKMGLAKGGYGVVTLHRPSNVDDPDVLRRILDVLVAVPRPLIFPVHPRTRRVIAEHGLDARCGLGQSTLRLIDPLGYDEFMNLVAHAQLILTDSGGIQEETTYLGIPCLTLRPNTERPITVTEGTNELATPDSLPDQVARILAGEWKQGRVPDLWDGHTGPRIIDVIEEFLAGR
- a CDS encoding glycosyltransferase, which gives rise to MPSAATATPRSVLYLLPVPRFYSQLGGIGGCVAHAHGVMDALLAGGAALTVLSEERPGGAAEPKADWRVHPCASGGKAGRLLWSRRFVAAVRNTVTETVGETGRGPGFDYAYMRYSVQYAPFVPATRAALGRTPLVLELNSFAAQLPGAAWRLYGRLERRAFLAADLILCVSERLRDDVARLMGPDAAARCVVIPNGVEPSRFPAPAPASAAPGAGRALAYCGVLKPAYGLEDLLAVHRELEADFPDLRLHFLGEGPLRPVLEGSPDRGRDVVFHGPVAFDRVPDLLATMDVLVHTTTRANFFQSPIKLYEYMCARRPIVAARQPQTELLLGGAEPAGWLFEVGDRASLRETLAAALADPAEGEARAARGYARVTAEHTWRQRMAGLHAALADRGLLGGGRAAG
- a CDS encoding O-antigen ligase family protein, with translation MIGGGRAAGGSAAPFAWRRWATWQTGLAALVLASASFSIAVNQISLGLALLLLLLRGATTRRWPPATPALWPAVALTVWALGMVPLSTDPDQSLVFFRRFFLLTAFWVTLAVATGPRHRWILFGGLACGAVGVAAWGIGSGLVADGGLFRHRFIGTVNAMTNGILMLMAFLVALGFVVRGGGGRRRRALLITVAAVLGLAVLLTQTRSALMGVVAGVGAMVLLARPRRFLVFAAVVAVLTGAVYGSGGRIVPDRLWHRIAPETLLGESSGFATRFEMWRGGWEMVKDRPLTGVGDRDLRALGPRYYGDADTTFHGHLHSNPVMLAAIWGVPGFLLASLYLLVPLLLLVRRWRDEVRGGGADPALAAWLLGGVGVWAGFAVAGLTEWYFGDAEAMVLYLAILGTALGRTAGPAATGAAAGPPAA